The proteins below come from a single Triticum aestivum cultivar Chinese Spring chromosome 5D, IWGSC CS RefSeq v2.1, whole genome shotgun sequence genomic window:
- the LOC123119386 gene encoding ankyrin repeat-containing protein At5g02620: MESGGKAPSGPPKDKEANAKPAVVQQHPKLLMAARKGHWTPLNVLMGNSGAGATPPAVHAVPPGGLINIVIDDEQADVVDNSAMTITLDVELNNVLHVVASSGDGDEFLESARGIYCTAKHLLDARNKKGDTPFHCAARAGMLKMVTHLICLAKAEGGDDRVKAALRKQNEQGETALHAALRLSDKETVRAMVHELWVADPKLTRFPLASGTSPLYLAVSLGREDIAEGLHEQDPGLSNSGPNGQNVLHVAVLRSTSMTKNLLKWNNHLSKQGEQTNESTPLHLAASCGFLETVKCLLDAEESLAYQCDDKGSFPIHEAVKEKQVSVVCTLLKICPDCAQLRDAEGKTFLHVAAKQGYAKLFPPVLQVLLQEKQMFAAIMNMQDDDGNTGLHLAVEAGILETVCFLLWDKEVMLNLSNNERETALDLSQRMRTPGVLFGLVCDLTPLMMGPALLYSMPMLFN; the protein is encoded by the exons ATGGAGTCGGGGGGAAAAGCACCTTCCGGGCCGCCAAAGGACAAGGAGGCAAACGCAAAACCGGCGGTGGTGCAGCAGCACCCCAAGCTGCTGATGGCCGCCCGAAAGGGCCACTGGACACCGCTAAATGTTCTTATGGGCAATAGCGGTGCCGGCGCCACTCCGCCGGCGGTTCATGCTGTCCCGCCCGGAGGCCTCATCAACATCGTCATCGATGACGAGCAGGCCGACGTCGTTGATAATTCTGCAATGACGATCACCTTGGACGTGGAGCTGAACAACGTCCTCCATGTCGTGGCGTCCAGTGGAGACGGTGACGAGTTCCTGGAGAGCGCGAGGGGCATCTACTGCACGGCCAAGCACCTCCTGGACGCACGCAACAAGAAGGGCGACACGCCCTTCCATTGCGCTGCTAGAGCTGGGATGCTGAAAATGGTCACTCACCTCATCTGTCTGGCGAAAGCTGAGGGCGGCGACGACAGGGTGAAGGCAGCACTGAGGAAGCAGAACGAGCAGGGGGAGACGGCTCTCCATGCGGCCCTCCGCTTGTCGGACAAGGAGACAGTTCGGGCAATGGTCCATGAGTTATGGGTCGCGGATCCAAAACTGACTCGTTTCCCTCTTGCAAGCGGCACGTCGCCACTGTACCTGGCCGTCTCGTTAGGGCGTGAGGATATTGCCGAGGGACTGCATGAGCAGGACCCGGGGCTCTCCAACTCTGGACCAAATGGACAAAACGTCTTGCATGTTGCCGTTCTCAGGAGCACAA GTATGACAAAAAATCTTCTGAAATGGAACAATCACCTCAGCAAACAAGGGGAACAAACAAATGAGAGCACACCTCTACATTTGGCAGCCTCATGTGGGTTTCTTGAAACAGTAAAGTGTCTACTAGACGCTGAGGAATCTCTTGCATATCAGTGCGACGACAAGGGGTCATTCCCCATACATGAGGCGGTTAAGGAAAAGCAAGTCAGTGTAGTTTGCACCTTGCTCAAAATTTGCCCGGACTGCGCCCAGCTACGTGATGCCGAGGGCAAGACCTTCCTCCATGTAGCTGCCAAACAAGGCTACGCAAAACTATTTCCTCCTGTTTTACAGGTTTTATTACAAGAAAAGCAGATGTTTGCAGCCATCATGAATATGCAGGATGATGATGGCAACACTGGGTTGCACCTTGCTGTCGAGGCCGGAATTTTAGAAACGGTGTGCTTTTTACTGTGGGACAAGGAAGTTATGTTAAATTTATCAAATAACGAGAGGGAAACTGCACTGGATCTTTCACAGCGCATGCGGACCCCAGGTGTCCTTTTTGGTTTGGTATGTGATCTAACTCCCTTAATGATGGGACCTGCATTACTTTATAGTATGCCTATGTTATTTAATTGA